Genomic window (Elusimicrobiota bacterium):
GTTTTAACTCATTAACCGCTCCAAATTTGATAAACGGGAATTTCACTTTTTCAGAAATGTGAAATCCAGCAGGATAGTAAAGTTCTCTCAAATATACGACGACTGCAGATTCAAGAAAACCCATTGCGACCGCAAAAATTATGGTTAGCAATATATTCACAAATTTTCCCGTAAAGCGGTTATCTGTTCAGGTGTGCCCATAATTATAAGTTTATCTGTTGATTGAATCGCGGTATTTTGAGGCGGGTTGAACTTGTAACCATCTTTGGAATAAACCGCGAGCAGTAATGCGTTTCTTTTCTGTATTTGCAAAAAAATATCAGAAACCGTTTTTAATACCGGTTTTTTGATTTCTATCTCTTCAACTCGCAGGTCGCCTTTGCCTTCTTTCAGCATCATATCCAGAAATGAAACTACTGTAGGTCTTACCATTTCAGAAACCATTCTGAGCCCGCCGATAAGGTTAGGCTGAATCACTGAGTTGGCACCAGCAGTTATCAGTTTTTTAGCAGCAGTATCCTGAACCGCTTTAGCGATAATTTTCAGGGTTGGTTTTATCTGTTTAGCGGTGATAATCAAAAAAATGTTTTCTTCGTCGGTAGAAAGCGCTGCAAACAAGCCGTCCGCATTTTCAATCCCTGCTTGTTTAAGTATGTTTTCGTCAGTCGCATCATTATTGATACAAAGATAATTCTCAAAACTGGTAATCACATTTTTATCTTTTTCAATAATTACAAACTCTCGTTTTGTTTTAGCGAGTTCTGAAATTATATGGCTACCTACTTTTCCAGCACCACAGACAATGAAATGATTTTTTAATTGCGAGATTGCGTTCAGCATTTTTTTCCTCCTGAAAAATTGGCTTAATTCACCTTCAACTATAAATGATGTAATAGACGACACTGTATAAAGCAGGATGCTCATACCGGATAGTATCAAAAAAATTGTAAAAATCCGACCTGTAAAAGAAAGCGGATGGGTTTCACCGTAGCCGACGGTAGCGAGTGTAATTACCGTCATATAGAGCGCATCAAAAAACTGCCATTTTTCTATAATTACATAGCCAAGTGTGCCAAATGATAAAATGAGAAAAAGAATCAGAACTGTCTGGATAAGTTTTTTATACATTTTTTAGAAATCTCTGTAGTTAAATTTATCTGATTGGAAATCGTACTTGAGGAATTCTTCAACAACTTTCGGG
Coding sequences:
- a CDS encoding potassium channel protein encodes the protein MYKKLIQTVLILFLILSFGTLGYVIIEKWQFFDALYMTVITLATVGYGETHPLSFTGRIFTIFLILSGMSILLYTVSSITSFIVEGELSQFFRRKKMLNAISQLKNHFIVCGAGKVGSHIISELAKTKREFVIIEKDKNVITSFENYLCINNDATDENILKQAGIENADGLFAALSTDEENIFLIITAKQIKPTLKIIAKAVQDTAAKKLITAGANSVIQPNLIGGLRMVSEMVRPTVVSFLDMMLKEGKGDLRVEEIEIKKPVLKTVSDIFLQIQKRNALLLAVYSKDGYKFNPPQNTAIQSTDKLIIMGTPEQITALRENL